The DNA segment GTTCATGGGCGCTTCTTAGATCAGTCTTCCTATTAAATTTCgtgaattaatttatatataggcctatgacAAATTCAAATCAAGGTTTGGTCCAGTAAGCCCCCTGCTGGCAgattctgtaactacacacacTCAATATCTGCGGTGATGGCCATTCTTCTGTGTATTctgaacttttcttttctttacaaacaatataaatgtcattaGAGTATAGTAGATATCTTTTTATGTTTGATAGTCTCTTAAGAGATTAGTTCACCCAGaataaaaattagatgaaaatatactcaccctcaggccgtccaagatgCAAATGAGtctatttgttttttgaaagggATTTGGAAaaattgagcattacatcacttgctcatcaatggattctctgcagtgaatgggtgccgtcagaatgagagtccacacagctgataaaaacatcacaatagtccacaagtaatccagtagttaacatcttgtgtttgtaatgaatcatttttaactttaaaccattgcatataactaaaatacgagtcctctttCCAATATATTTCTTTCTCCAGTGAAGAAGCCGTCTGGTCAGGAaacagaaatatgcacagatgtttggactcttattctgacggcacccattcactgcagaggatccattgctgagcaaacTATGTACTACAGTAATGCTCCAAATGTGTTCTGAAATAAGTTTGTCTACTTCTTGAATGGCCcaagagtgagtacattttcagcaagttcGTGACGTGACTTcatcaaaaagtgcatttttgaaGGAGCTGGGTTGTAGTCCTGCGAATGAAGTCAAAGGCTGCCCTACTTTTGGGTTGAAGCCCATCTCGCCCTCTTTTAACCCCCTACTGTGCACCTATATCACATATGCAGTGATTCTGAGGATGTAGCAAGAAGTACAGATGCCCAGTGCAACAACACATACTAGTGAGGTTATATTTAACTGACTTCAGAAAACTGACACTCTCTACGTTTTCCATACAGGTTTTCCACTCACGAATGCTTAAGGTTCTGTGCCAAAACAAGACTAGATCTGTAAGCATGTGTCTGGATTGGGAATAACAGCACAATTACACCTTCAAACAAGCTCATTTCCATGAGTGATTGCACAGAGGTTTGTGATTTACGACTATAGAGTATAGGAAAGCTGTCTGTGTGTTCAGCAGGTGTAATGCTGCCATGCTGGGCACTGATTGCATTTATGTATGCAGGGAAAATTATCCAATTAAACCCATATCTCATGCCCACTTGAATATGAAACAAAAGTTTGGTTGAAGTCTCTTATATCCCcaccaagtttgcatttatttgttcaaaaatacaataaaaacttaaaattatgaaatagtattacaactTATATTAACAGTttggtatttaataaaatatttttaaaatgtaaattcctgtgatgcaaagctgaattttcagcatcattacttcagtctttaatgtcacgcaattcttcagaaatcactggAAAATGCTTAGTgcttaagtaacattttaaatcagttgttctttttaaatatattctttaaaatattgtgtgtgtgtgtgtgtgtgtgttaactgtgGTACATGTTCAGAATTCTTTAATCAAATAGACTGTTCAGAACtgtattatatagttatatagttgttatacattatatagtttttttgtaacaacacaaagtctttactgtctcttttgatcaatgaataaaagcataaattcttaatacagtatatatatatattattataattttaattattaattataattaatagttataattatgaattatactTTTTTAGAAGttgtatttcattataatttaacatGATTGGTGAAAAAAAGTAGAATATATGgatcgctatatatatataatgtatataatatgtgtgtgtaaaatactAAACTGGTTAACAAAACAGGAATAGTTTTTAAAGGGATTGGGTttactaaaatgtacattataagcCTAGTCTTTTTATGACAAAACATATAAGTGTTAAAATGTAagattaacttttatttaatacaaatttaaaggcTATTCATGTAATTAGTCAACACTCAATTCCTGTTCATTCTGTTTTTAACTCTGTTTAACATGAGTGTGTCTGAAGGGCTTTGAGTGTGTAGTGCTACTCTGTTCTTTGATAAGAATACAAGAGCATAAGTATTTTACCCTGATAACAGTGCTACATGTTGATAATTACAtgacgatttttttttattggttagaATTTAACATTTGAATAGGTGCGTATGGTAGAACCCAAAGTCAGTACCATGTTATTGCCATCTAATACCATCAGTATACAATGGTGCCACCTCAAAACGTAGTTTCctaaataatatgtaatttataaacTATAACATTCTATTTTAAAGTAACTGCAAAGACATCAATTCCAAGTAACCAAGAAAACAAATTAGTACAAGACGTACATGTCCTCATATCAGTGTTTATGAGTAAGGATATGTGGTTGCATAACTGTTTTGGGATCCAAGCGACACTTGGTATTTTATTAGTGTAAAATAACTGGGTGGGTTTTCACCTCAAGACATGACATGTATGTCTTTCTGGCCTGTATCTGCCCAGCAActgttcagacacacacacacacacacacacacacacacacacacacacacacacacacatacacacacacacaaacacacaaaacatcaacATGGCTTGTTAAACACACAGGAATGCTCAGCCGTCCACACCTGTTCCTATTTCCAACACAATGCTGTAACTGAACCATTCATATATCagtgttataaaataattcaccACACACACTGAATCATGTAacattgtctttttgttttttgcagtgccAAAACCCCAGAGATGTTTCTCCTTGACTGAAGGTGAGCAGTAATGTCTCTGTGGAAAATGTGACTGTGCCAGTAATTTTAGTGATAACagtgtgaaataaatatttgtgaatcTATTTTTTCTTCCTACttaaaaaaagtgagagaaaattAAATGCGGAACCCATTTTTCAACCTCATAAAAGCTGCACAATATCTCAATTTATCTCTGTTTACAGGAAGATATGTTCTATGTAAAGTAATGGCACTCCTCTGCTTGACTGTGTATGAGAGGTGTCTGCTCAGATAACACATttacaggagtgtgtgtgtgtgtgtgtgtgtgtgtgtgtgtgtgtgtgtgtgtgtgtgtgtgtgtgtgtgtctgtgttctaAGAGGTGTCCAGTGGAATCCAATGAGTGAGGCTCAATGGGAAAATAAGGTCACATCACTTGACCTGTCAATCTGAGTTTGTTTGTGTAAGTGTGATGTTCATGACCCGGTCTCAGGACACAGCCTGGAGTCAGGGGTTTATCCCCTCAGAGGTTTGCAGCAGGACACTGAAGGAGTGAAGACAGTATTTTCCCACAGGGATCAATCATAAGGCAATGCATTCTGAAGACTGAAACCTCAGCGTGATTTTAACAGCCTGCAAAGCTTAAAGGTTTCTCAACCTGTGCCAACCCTAAACTGGAGTATGTCAGTTAAATTTGTTGCATCCAGAGACAGGGGAGATATTAAACATGACAAAGGACCAGTCATAACATTTACTAGTGAACCTaaatttaaatctcattttgcatgaaaattttcatgttttttgtaatCAATGCACCACATAACAACATGTGTGTTGAActtgaagtgaagtgaaatgaACTTaatttttggtctgttcctcataTGAAAGCTTTCAAAaggcttggaatatagtgcataagTTGCATGGACTACCTTTTCctgcatttgcattattttttaagctTGAAAACTTCCGCCCTCATGGGTTGTAAGTGCATGGGCAGAAAGCATacttataatttgatttattaaaaacatattttgtatttcacCTGAGAACCTGAGGgagagtaagtgatgacagaatgctTGTGTTTGGGTCATCTATTCCTTgaatagcacaaaaaaataagaaatattaagcGTGCTGCTTGTTGACAGCTTCATGAATTCTGTGTTAAGACAGAGAGAGCAAGTTTCCATAACTGTGTGTTCCTTGAATCAAATGCACCTGTTGGGAAGGCGACCTCACATTGCAGATGTGTGTGCTAGAGAAAACGAGTGTGTTCGAATAAATAGGAGAAAAAGGAGAAGTATATTAGCTTGTCTAAGGAAAGAACGAAGCAATTCTGAGAACCTTGCAATCTTCTTCCTCTGCGTTGAAGCTTGTAGATCGGATCCTCCCTGTGGAgctttaaacatttcttatttaaaatccCTCTATCTGCGTCTGTGAAACCAATGCAGGGTAAACACTAGCCCATCAGCACCCCTAAGAGGCATTAAAATACCTTTCAATGTCAAATTCCCCTCCACTgttctgacagtaataatctcatTCTGGCTTCGCAGATGAAAACACGATGTTTGTCAACTCTGATGATGGCAAGGCAGGCAAATTTAGCCATGAAGTGATAAATCGTCCGGCATGGCACATGTCTCTGCTATCAGGTAACCCACTTTGAACTAAGGGGGATGTGGACTAAAAATAACCCCTCTCCCCAAACCCCCAAGACCTGTCAGCTGTATGTGAACCTCACATTCTCCAGACCTACATCACTGTTGAGTATAATTGCCCTTTTggatgtaacaaaaaaaaaaaggtacctgATTCATTGTCTGggaatttttttctgttgtgttctgCCCGCAGGGATCTGATGCTGAGCGCTGGCTGCTTTAAGAGTGAGATCTCTGGACTTGATCTCTCGTGACAGATGTATCCAAACTGAGGTAATGTGTCTGTCAAAGGTCGTCAAGTTTTATGGTTTTGGCTGCTAATTGTAattgaaattgtaaaataattccaaaggcagttttatttatttgaatgacaTGAATTTATAGTTTACCTTTAATGGTATAGtgacaaaaatttatttttaaagaatactgTTTACTTATTTAGTCATATTATTCTAACACACAAAGTATTTTACCATAAGCTGATTTAGGCTTTCTTTACTCTTTTTTAATACAGTatcaagttaatatttttaattgtacgGCACACaactttttttgcatgttttgcatgcaTATTGAAATCAGTTATTAGTTGCAGGCTGTGTATGTGAGTAATAAttaaccttatttatttatatcttgcGTCACGTCTCTTAGATGTATGACGTCTTGCATCTGACTGAAGTGCATGATGACAGTTATAAGAGAAGCTTAAGAAAATCATGTGTGTAGGAAAAACGTAGCTTAAGAAAATCATGTGTGTAGGAAAAACAGGGCTGAGACATATTCATCTGATAGCTTTGAGGGAAGAATAAAGTTTTGGGTATTATTTATATGTTGGTTTTGACGTGAGAATGACGTTTGGAAATTACACACACACGGGCTGATACAAATCTAAGTGGAAACTCACTTGACCAATCACTCAGTTTGTTTTCCAGTGTAGCCCAACACCTTTGGGCAACAATAGATGTTGTTTGCCATGGAAAAACCTTGACAGAATGCAGTTATTTTAGGCCCATATTtctaaaattaacttaattagttttacatttattttattttatatattatgtatttgaaataaaatatcatatatgttattatataatataatatataaaacctaaaataaaagcattatttaaaaaaaaatttgcggGTGGTTTTTCTTGttcaaaaatatttagatatttttataaaaatgcataggGCTCACAATATAGTGGCATAATTTTACCTATGATGTCTTACAAAACGTAATGTGGTTGTAAAATGGTGTAGTGACAGTATCAGATGAAAGCGACTAAAAAGAATGCCATGTAACCAATTCTAATAGCCACAGTGCTTTTTtcaagctttttaaaaatgatctGGAGCTCTCGTTTTCTATGCATCtaattctttcttgtttttttttttctcttcttccgtTTCCTCTCTTGCAGTGGCGTGTGTGCAGTGATCCAGGAGAGGGAGATGACAGCTGAGCGGGTTGACATGGCCACCCCAGACAATCTGTTGTTCCTGGACTCAGATGCTGTCAACTCTTCCTTCGCTTCACCGCCCACAGAGCAAAATGAGCCCACTCGGGCCGCGGACAACCAGACAGACGACAGCTTTAGTTCAGTCCCTGATCCAGACTCAGGAAGCTCAGGATTAATGCCAGTTCCGTGCAAGGATGGGACCATTGAGATCCATAATGCAAACATTGAAAGAGAAACTGAGAGTGGTTTAGTGTTAACACAGCAGCTGGATCAGACTGCAATGatagaaatgaataaaagtgATAACTGTGACTTCAGTGGAGTCTATAATGCTATAATGGAGACTGACAGTATCACAAACAGTACTAACCTAATTCAACAATTGGACAGAAATCAAAACGACAAACATGGTAACTCATACACTAAAGAGGATCCAAATGAGGCTCATGACACTTTAATGAGTCCATTattaacagaacagaacagacaaGAAGAAATGAGCCAAGACACCATTTTAAACCAATATGCCTCTTTTGAGAGCATTGGACTTGATGTTAACCCAATGGCTAATGACGATGCTCCCTTGGTAAATACTGTCTCTAATGTAATGAATGGTGCAAGCATTGAGACCGATGCAACTTCTTCTGAAACCCTTATCCAGACTTGCCAGGATACATCTGAATGTGTTGATGTAGCAGTGGAGGCCTATAAAACTCATCCAGAAATACATGACATTGCAGAGGACTTGACATGTTGTGACTTCACAGCCTCTTCACAACCAGAAGATCCGAAGACTGGCGTTCATCTATCTTTGGCTGATTTGCATGAAACAGGCACTCTAAACATCTTAAAACATGCCTCTGAAGTATTAGAGTTTTTGGGGTTGAACAAAAATGTCTTGGAAACAGCTGACTGGCTGGTAAGTGACAGCGAGATCATTCAGACTGTAAATCAAGACTTGGCCTCCTCAAATGTTGAGTTTTGCACCGGCGCTTTAACCCAAATGGTTCCGAATCTTCTACAGGATTCAGAACATGATGTAACAGAATCAGAATCCACCAGAATGGAAGATTGCATGCTTGATAGAATAGAATTCCCATTGGACATCAGTAGGATGGAATCATTGGTAACTGAGAAAACAGATAATTCTGAGTCACTTTTCCATCAATCCAAGCTTAAAACCTCACAAATTGGTGAAAAACATGAGAAGGATCTCTCACAAGTGATCCCTTGCCCAACACCTGTCCCGAATAGAGATTTAGGTAAATGTTCTGAGGAGATTGATGGTGCTTGCTTAAAGTTCACAAGAATGGAACATGATGTTGAGGCTGGTAGCGAGTTGTGGCTGGATGCTCGCCAGTTCTTGGCAGGTGAAGAGGATGAGTGTGCTATTTTTGACAAGTGGGGTTGTTCGTGTTCTCCCAGCCCCACCACGGCCCATCCAGACAAAACAAAAGCCTCTGATTACTCCAGGAGAGAGAACATTTCAATTGACCaccacactgaagactgggagcTGAGGTTTCCACCTGTTGAGAGGTGGTCGTCCTCAGACAGCTGGGCTAGTGCACTTTCAGACTGGTTCCAGGCAGTTAACACCTATTCAGAAGACTCTTTTACCAGCGCTAACACTTCGATCACTGGTCCTAAGCACGGTATGGCAATCCAAGACAACATTTTGGAGCAAAGTACAAGTCCTGATAATGCAAACATCACTGGACAGGCATGTCTGAACCTCTTAGAAACAGAAGAACCAGGTCAAGCCTTGAGTAGAGGACTAGTTGAGTCTGATAACACTAATGGAACTCTTTTTAAACAAGCTGATAAAGAGGGACTTCCTTCTCATTCAGACTCAGACAGACAGGACCATACAACTATGGAGAACAACATGAGTTTGTTGGAGAGGTCTGAATCCAGTAAACCAGATGCAGCCATGTATATGCTTAATGCACCTGCAATCGAAGCCAGTGCCAAGCATTATGGAACTCGACAAATCCCCGGAGAGCTTTGGAGTACAAAGGTGAGATGACTAGGACATTTCAAATACAATTAGCACAGGCATACATACTGTAGATGCCAGTTTTGACTGAGTTTTCTTTAGATCTTTTGCAGTTTGCATTGAGAGATTTGCATTGCAGGGTTTCAGTTTAAACTAAAGATTAGTTTTGGTTAACTGTAGTGAAGTAACCACATACTGAATGCAAATTTTAAAACCTGAGTGTGAATGTAACTGCCACACAGTTTCAGCATTAGAACCTAAAAAAGTACATTGGTGGAGCCAAATTATCATGCATAAACGATACTAAATGCTTACTGTATTCACATACCATGGTATTTATATATAGGTACTGTAGTGCAAAGAATGCAAAGGTTCAGtttcaaaaacatggtattactatgATAACATGTCCAACAAAACATGCCAGGACTATGGTATTTTTTGATACTGTTTTATTAGTGACCATTTCCATAATGTAAAATCTTCCACATATTATTGTGATGGAATGTGATCTTAAATAGATCTTAAATAGCTCTTAAATGTCACCTTTAACATTTCCTTTAATAGGTCTTACATGTGTGGAAAACTTTCATCAtgactttcattatttattatgacACACTGTGTGCTGGAAGAGCCAAGTCATTCCACACAAAAATATCACTTCATAATgtacacacatactctctctctctgtctttcttacACACACGCTAAACATCTACCTGTGTGAATTACAATTTTctgcatttaaaggaatattattttattaaatgtgtatttttatttatttgtgtatttatattttccaCTATTTTCTACTCAGATGTTCTTCTAGAGTCATTTTTGACAAACTCATTACAAAAGTATGGCTCAAAAACACTCACTAACACATAAACATTCACCACCCTCCTCATACGTACATGACAGACAGCTGTGGCTGCTGTGGAAATGTGAGGTGCAGGGAAAAATACttataaacagaaatgcagaCTAATTATAGAGGGTGGCGGATGATAATAGACCTGCAAGAGCAAATGAGGACCGGGAGAGGCAGTGGGTGAGGGGCACGAGCACAGCTGAGGGCCGAAATACGACCCCTGCTCTCAAACTCAGTGTCGAACTGTAAGATCCCACAGACCCCTGAGACAGCGGGAGAGCTGTGATTGGTTCACTTACATTACACAACGGCTGTGATCACTACAATAGAGATAATCCCTTCCATTGCTAGCCACATGTGGCTATAGACTGCAGCATGAAAGCATATTGGTTTTTGCATTAGGTGGACCTTGCCTCAGTGAGGTATGTAAACAAACAGCTACAGTAAATGTAGTTTGGATGAGAATAGGCCTAAACTGACTTGTCACATGATACAATTGCTTAATTTCCTATGCTGTCTACCTTCTGTCTTCTC comes from the Cyprinus carpio isolate SPL01 chromosome B21, ASM1834038v1, whole genome shotgun sequence genome and includes:
- the LOC109050296 gene encoding alpha-protein kinase 2-like, translating into MTAERVDMATPDNLLFLDSDAVNSSFASPPTEQNEPTRAADNQTDDSFSSVPDPDSGSSGLMPVPCKDGTIEIHNANIERETESGLVLTQQLDQTAMIEMNKSDNCDFSGVYNAIMETDSITNSTNLIQQLDRNQNDKHGNSYTKEDPNEAHDTLMSPLLTEQNRQEEMSQDTILNQYASFESIGLDVNPMANDDAPLVNTVSNVMNGASIETDATSSETLIQTCQDTSECVDVAVEAYKTHPEIHDIAEDLTCCDFTASSQPEDPKTGVHLSLADLHETGTLNILKHASEVLEFLGLNKNVLETADWLVSDSEIIQTVNQDLASSNVEFCTGALTQMVPNLLQDSEHDVTESESTRMEDCMLDRIEFPLDISRMESLVTEKTDNSESLFHQSKLKTSQIGEKHEKDLSQVIPCPTPVPNRDLGKCSEEIDGACLKFTRMEHDVEAGSELWLDARQFLAGEEDECAIFDKWGCSCSPSPTTAHPDKTKASDYSRRENISIDHHTEDWELRFPPVERWSSSDSWASALSDWFQAVNTYSEDSFTSANTSITGPKHGMAIQDNILEQSTSPDNANITGQACLNLLETEEPGQALSRGLVESDNTNGTLFKQADKEGLPSHSDSDRQDHTTMENNMSLLERSESSKPDAAMYMLNAPAIEASAKHYGTRQIPGELWSTKSEGNALVEVTGDEVSQLTSSFTSQRISVCTSDKNLTDCVNGEEWRHCSDVALRTCASQSNSRVSSEAGRAEGNETFVHFNTEECTVKPKEGERNTFPQFIMPFAPLNTGNTFLHSSLLKIPQDLPPKGIINEIHIKSDQKSISSDDSSEDRFHTCPGQSLSSSSGDSDEPSIKDTKRKGEYSDTCDISKELSKIILLTGQRFMVFVV